One genomic segment of Planctomycetota bacterium includes these proteins:
- a CDS encoding PEP-CTERM sorting domain-containing protein (PEP-CTERM proteins occur, often in large numbers, in the proteomes of bacteria that also encode an exosortase, a predicted intramembrane cysteine proteinase. The presence of a PEP-CTERM domain at a protein's C-terminus predicts cleavage within the sorting domain, followed by covalent anchoring to some some component of the (usually Gram-negative) cell surface. Many PEP-CTERM proteins exhibit an unusual sequence composition that includes large numbers of potential glycosylation sites. Expression of one such protein has been shown restore the ability of a bacterium to form floc, a type of biofilm.): protein MADYTGPATKDVELPVGEAFAFELQLTASGNGNSPFVSSGNSPQYGITIPTGYAFTPEPATLSLLALGGLALLHRRRSA from the coding sequence ATGGCCGATTACACGGGACCGGCCACAAAGGACGTGGAACTGCCGGTCGGCGAGGCCTTCGCCTTCGAACTCCAACTTACGGCCAGCGGCAACGGCAACTCGCCGTTCGTATCCTCCGGCAATAGCCCGCAGTACGGCATCACGATTCCCACGGGGTACGCGTTCACGCCCGAACCCGCGACGCTCTCGCTCCTGGCGCTGGGCGGACTGGCGCTGCTGCACCGTCGCCGTTCGGCATGA